Proteins encoded by one window of Rhodamnia argentea isolate NSW1041297 chromosome 6, ASM2092103v1, whole genome shotgun sequence:
- the LOC115741583 gene encoding CASP-like protein 1F1, translating to MPARIPAGLTIQPSITSMAIPEIKVNEQNLAGKSSNVSNGAQICLRILSIATTLAATSLMVTCRQSITVFGIRIDARYSYSSAFKFFAFANATACAFSMMSLFLLIIFTHPRGPRKPSNFFFFLFLHDLWMMSLVLAGCAAATAIGFVGKYGNNHTGWMPICDHLEKFCSKATTSIVFAYASLLLFMLLAILTAWNIRQLSSVALTS from the exons ATGCCCGCTAGGATTCCCGCTGGCCTTACCATCCAACCATCCATAACCAGCATGGCAATCCCAGAGATCAAAGTCAACGAGCAGAATTTAGCCGGGAAGTCATCGAACGTGAGCAATGGAGCCCAGATTTGCTTGAGGATTTTGTCAATTGCAACTACATTGGCCGCAACTTCGCTGATGGTCACATGCCGGCAGTCTATCACAGTATTTGGCATCAGGATTGATGCCCGATATAGCTATTCTTCGGCTTTCAA GTTCTTTGCATTTGCAAATGCAACTGCGTGTGCATTCTCCATGATGTCCCTGTTCCTTCTCATCATCTTCACTCATCCTCGAGGCCCACGGAAACCttccaacttcttcttcttcttgttcctccacGACTTG TGGATGATGTCGCTAGTACTGGCGGGATGTGCAGCTGCGACAGCAATTGGATTTGTTGGGAAGTACGGAAACAACCACACTGGTTGGATGCCCATATGCGACCATCTGGAGAAGTTCTGTAGCAAAGCCACAACTTCCATCGTGTTCGCTTATGCGTCGCTGCTCCTATTTATGTTGCTTGCCATCCTCACTGCATGGAACATCCGGCAACTTTCAAGCGTAGCCCTTACCAgttaa